Part of the Sorghum bicolor cultivar BTx623 chromosome 1, Sorghum_bicolor_NCBIv3, whole genome shotgun sequence genome, ACTTCGTGAAGTATGGAAAAGCATGGAGAGCAAAGCAGCGTGCATTGGAAATAATATTTGGTAATTGGGAAGAAGCATATGAGCGCCTACCGGTAATGTGGAACGCAATGAAAGCGGCAAATCTCGGGACGCACTTTGAGTACGTGCCTAAGGAAGGTGAAACAAGGAACGGCCGGGAGGTGTTTGGTAGGGCTTTCTGGGTTTTCGGTCAGAGCATTGAAGCACTCAAGCATTGTAGGCCTGTTGTATCAATTGATGGCACATTTCTTACAGGGAAGTTCGAGGGCACAATGCTTATATGTATTGGGACAGATGCCGAAGACCAGCTTATGTCGTTAGCCTTTGCCATTGTTCGGAAGGAGGACACCGATAGTTGGTGCTGGTTCCTTAGATTCGTTAGACAAGTTGTAATCGGCCCTGGACGTGATGTTTGTGTGATATCCGACAGACATGCTGGGATTCTGAATGCTGTAGAGGAGGTGATCCCTAGTTATGGGCAAATACATCATCGTTGGTGCACAAGACACCTTGCTCAGAATCTTATACGACGTGACCACACAAAAGACAACTTCAAGTTATTCGAGGAGGTTTGTAGGCAACATGAGGTTAAGCTATTCCATGAGAAGCTAGAACCTCTTAAGTTAGCTACAGATGATGATGGTAGACAGTTTTTGAGTGACTTGATGCCTTCAAAGGAGAAATGGACCCTAGCATACGACACATGTGGTTGGAGATGGGGTTTCATGACAAGTAACATGGCAGAGATGTTTAATAGTCTTCTCAGAGGTTGTCGTGGGCTGCCTATTACCGCTATTGCCTCATTCACTTTCTACAAGCTCAACTCTTGGTTCGTTGCACGGAAGAAACATGCTAGATCCCTATGGTTGCAAGGGAAACCTTGGCCACTTCTAGCCACCGAGCAACTAGCTTTCTCTAAGAGAAAATCAAAGCGACAGAAGGGTTCATGTTTTGATCCAATAAGACATGGCTATGAGATTCTTGAGGGAGGAGGAACCAACATTGGTGGAGAGGATCGAGGCGCTCAAAAACATAAGGTCATAATCAATGAAAATAGATGCACCTGTGGGAAACCAAGAATATACCACAGGCCTTGCTCTCATATGATCACAGCTTGTCGTCTTAGGCGTGTCGACGCTGAGATTCCTCCCCGAATGGTCGTGGAGTTCTCATTGAAAAATCTAAGAAGTACATGGCACCCTCAATTTGAGTCATTTCTAGACGAGAGCCAATGGCCCACTTATGATGGACCCAAGTACATGGCTGATTTAGGGTTACTATGGAAGAGTAGAGGCCCGAGGAGACGGAAGCGGTTTAAGATGGACATGGACCGAGCTACCAAAGGTCGGTCCACTAGTAGCAAGGTTGGCACTCATTTCGTAGAAGACACCCAAAAATCTCGTTGCTCTAAGTGCCACAAGCCGGGTCATAATAGAAGGAAATGTCCACAATTGATAAGAGAGGAGGTACTTTTACATGTGTTATACAATTGTTTAGGTTTCCATTTTTTGTTATTTACATAATATGTCTTATTTATGTAATGTTAGTTTCATACTAACTTTTTGTTCTCACTTATGTTACAGTATGGATTGAACCCTGCTTGACCCGAGGTTCGATGAGAAACATCGAGCTCGAAGGATCGAGGATGGAGAGGTACCCTTCTTTTACCACTTGTATTAATTGTACTAGTTATTACCTATTTTGATCCATTTTTCATTTGATTAACTTTTGTATGTTTCTATTTGTTGTTTTCATTGCAGGTGCTCCACTGTTTGAGACCCATGACCCACGAGGCTGCTACAAACATGGTGTACGATGAGAGGTAGATGCCCCTTTTGAAGAGGGCCAACCTTGCTGCAGTCGCTCGTGTGTGCCGTCGCGGTACACCACCTTTCAACCTAGTGGCGTTGATAGCTTCGATCGATAGGTGGCGTCCTGAGACACACACCTTCCACCTTCCTTGTGGAGAGATGACCGTCACTCTAGAGGACACAGCCATGATCCTTGGAGTGAGAATCAGAGGTTTTCCAGTGACTGGAGACACTGAGTCCGAAGGGTGGGAGAACCGGGTGCATAACTTCTTGGGACGTGCACTACCAGAGCTTGAGGTAGGCAAGAAGAGAACGAGCAGTGGGGTACCACTTAGGTGGCTTCGAGAGCAGTGGCATCAGTGTCCACCGGACGCTGATGAAGCCACGATGAACTACTACTGCAGAGCATATGTTCTTCACATGTTCGGTACGGTTCTCTTCCCGGATGGCACTGGAGACACGGCTTCCTGCATGTACATCCCGTGCTTACAGAATTGGGATGACGCTGGGAATAGAAGCTGGGGCTCAGCCATCTTGGCTTTCTTGTACCGCCAGCTGTGCGAGGCTTGTCAGAGGGCTGGAGG contains:
- the LOC110432195 gene encoding uncharacterized protein LOC110432195, which produces MDELKSWLQEYSILNHRPFRVINSYKETRYTVACEEQLCEWRVCARKTRAGKWKITSVNQPHTCASADAEDTHLQLNSRFIARQLCPIVKHMPTITVSALVETIFQLYNYFVKYGKAWRAKQRALEIIFGNWEEAYERLPVMWNAMKAANLGTHFEYVPKEGETRNGREVFGRAFWVFGQSIEALKHCRPVVSIDGTFLTGKFEGTMLICIGTDAEDQLMSLAFAIVRKEDTDSWCWFLRFVRQVVIGPGRDVCVISDRHAGILNAVEEVLHCLRPMTHEAATNMVYDER